A genome region from Gigantopelta aegis isolate Gae_Host chromosome 3, Gae_host_genome, whole genome shotgun sequence includes the following:
- the LOC121369371 gene encoding myoglobin-like, giving the protein MVDAGVKQFWNDNVAKDLKGHGIAVYMKFLTAHPELQKKFTTFATVPLSSLEGNDALAKQAVAVMTKLGEIINSGDLKAATKTLAASHKGYKIDQSEFQKIFPSIVEHVSAAGGDKAAWTKALNDIGAAFGSNQ; this is encoded by the exons ATGGTTGACGCCGGAGTGAAACAGTTCTGGAACGATAATGTCGCCAAGGACCTCAAGGGACATGGCATCGCCGTCTATATGAA GTTCCTGACAGCTCACCCAGAATTGCAGAAGAAATTCACCACGTTCGCAACTGTCCCACTTAGTTCCCTGGAAGGAAACGATGCGTTGGCGAAACAAGCTGTGGCGGTGATGACGAAACTCGGGGAGATCATCAACTCGGGAGACCTCAAGGCAGCCACCAAGACTCTGGCAGCCAGCCACAAGGGGTATAAGATCGACCAGTCTGAGTTCCAG AAAATCTTCCCCTCCATCGTCGAACACGTAAGTGCGGCTGGAGGCGACAAGGCGGCATGGACGAAGGCTCTCAACGACATCGGTGCCGCGTTCGGCTCCAACCAGTAG